In one Lolium rigidum isolate FL_2022 chromosome 3, APGP_CSIRO_Lrig_0.1, whole genome shotgun sequence genomic region, the following are encoded:
- the LOC124698254 gene encoding probable arabinosyltransferase ARAD1, whose product MAASASASCRSPLVWFFSLAAALFFASWYLLLDSAAAPARRQGLRSPTPATKCNPDKALLRVYMYDLPPEFHFGLLDWNPATTATAPWPDLLTPHDVPNYPGGLNLQHSIEYWLTLDLLASEQGAPTPCTAARVRDPAAADVVFVPFFASLSFNRHSKARASDDRALQRRLLDFLAARPEWRRSGGRDHVVLAHHPNGMLHARYRLWPCVFVLCDFGRYPHSVANVHKDVVAPYLHMVDNFFNDTAGYNQRPTLLYFQGAIYRKDGGFIRQELYYLLKDEKDVHFSFGSVAGNGIEQSTRGMRASKFCLNIAGDTPSSNRLFDSIVSHCVPVIISDEIELPFEDVLDYSKFCIIVRGADAVKKGFLINLIKGISQEEWTSMWNKLKEVERHFEYQYPSQPDDAVQMIWKTIARKVPSIRLKINRLRRFSRFQANKTNESPARSSWLQSQTR is encoded by the exons atggccgcctccgcctccgcctcctgccgGAGCCCGCTCGTCTGGTtcttctccctcgccgccgcgctcTTCTTCGCCTCCTGGTACCTCCTCCtcgactccgccgccgcgcccgcccgcCGCCAGGGGCTCCGCTCCCCCACCCCCGCCACCAAATGCAACCCAGACAAGGCCCTCCTCCGGGTCTACATGTACGACCTGCCCCCCGAGTTCCACTTCGGCCTGCTCGACTGGAaccccgccaccaccgccaccgccccgtgGCCCGACCTCCTCACGCCCCACGACGTTCCCAACTACCCCGGGGGGCTCAACCTGCAGCACAGCATCGAGTACTGGCTCACGCTCGACCTGCTCGCCTCCGAGCAGGGCGCGCCCACGCCGTGCACCGCCGCGCGGGTGCgcgaccccgccgccgccgacgtcgtcTTCGTGCCCTTCTTCGCCTCCCTCAGCTTCAACCGCCACTCCAAGGCCCGGGCCAGCGACGACCGCGCGCTGCAGCGGAGGCTCCTCGACTTCCTCGCCGCGCGCCCCGAGTGGCGCAGGTCCGGCGGCAGGGACCACGTCGTGCTCGCGCACCACCCCAACGGGATGCTCCACGCGCGCTACAGGCTATGGCCCTGCGTATTCGTCCTATGCGACTTCGGGAGGTACCCGCACAGCGTCGCCAACGTCCACAAGGACGTCGTCGCGCCTTACCTGCACATGGTCGACAACTTCTTCAATGACACCGCCGGATACAACCAACGACCCACATTGCTCTACTTCCAAGGCGCCATCTACAGGAAGGAT GGTGGTTTCATTCGGCAGGAACTGTATTATCTTCTCAAAGATGAGAAAGATGTGCATTTCTCGTTTGGGAGTGTGGCCGGAAATGGGATTGAGCAATCGACGCGGGGGATGCGGGCGTCCAAATTCTGCCTCAACATTGCAGGGGACACACCGTCCTCCAACCGCCTGTTCGATTCCATAGTCAGCCACTGTGTGCCCGTCATCATCAGCGACGAGATTGAGCTCCCGTTTGAAGATGTCCTTGACTACTCCAAGTTCTGCATCATAGTGCGCGGCGCAGATGCAGTCAAGAAGGGCTTTCTGATAAACCTGATTAAAGGAATAAGTCAAGAGGAGTGGACAAGCATGTGGAACAAACTGAAGGAGGTCGAACGGCACTTTGAATACCAGTACCCGTCTCAGCCTGACGATGCTGTCCAGATGATCTGGAAGACCATAGCTCGAAAGGTTCCCTCAATTCGGTTGAAGATTAACAGATTACGAAGATTTTCTCGATTTCAAGCTAACAAAACAAATGAGTCACCAGCAAGATCTTCATGGCTACAAAGCCAAACTCGTTGA